The Bdellovibrionota bacterium genomic interval TTGTCTTTAAACGCGCCGCAGAGGACGAGTATGCAATCGATGAGGTACCAGATTCCAAATCCACCCAGCGTTACGATCATAAGGAGGCCCGTTCCGATTTTGCCGACATAAAAGCGGTGAACGCCGAACGCGCCGATAAAGAAACACAATAGAAATGCTACGA includes:
- a CDS encoding TM2 domain-containing protein, translating into MFCTLPSAMKEVSTMVSEKKRLVAFLLCFFIGAFGVHRFYVGKIGTGLLMIVTLGGFGIWYLIDCILVLCGAFKDKDGKTVKLWT